Proteins found in one Anopheles aquasalis chromosome 3, idAnoAquaMG_Q_19, whole genome shotgun sequence genomic segment:
- the LOC126578668 gene encoding single-stranded DNA-binding protein 3 isoform X1: protein MYAKGKGTAVPSDAQAREKIALYVYEYLLHVGASKAAQTFLSEIRWEKNITLGEPPGFLHSWWCVFWDLYCAAPERRDTCEHSSEAKAFHDYGFVSSGYGVNGIAHNAGPAPSPLGQLPPNEGMPGGPMAPSGFFPNSSIRPSQPSHPSSQQSPHPQPPNSHGQLMGGQPFMGGPRYPPGPRPGVRMPQGIGNDFNGPPGQPMMPNSMDPTRQGEAGDFVAWQGPPGMGPMNPRMNPPRGPGMGPMGAGTYGPGMRGPPPNSSLGPGGGMPPMGMAGGRPQWQPNTSSPMNYSSSSPGNYGGPPGPSGPPGPGTPIMPSPQDSSNSGGENMYTPMKPEFPMVGGADGSGPMGGPMGPNAMGGPVLNNDGLDGMKNSPANGPGTPREDSGSGMGDYNLGGFGGPGENDQTESAAILKIKESMQEEAKRFEKDSDQPDYYMQ from the exons ATGTatgcgaaaggaaaggggacGGCGGTGCCGTCAGATGCACAGGCTAGGGAAAA AATTGCACTTTATGTATATGAATATTTATTACACGTAGGAGCATCGAAAGCAGCACAAACATTCTTATCGGAG ATTCGGTGGGAGAAAAATATCACATTAGGCGAACCTCCGGGCTTCCTGCactcgtggtggtgtgtgttttgggatCTCTACTGTGCGGCACCGGAGCGACGAGACACCTGCGAGCATTCATCCGAGGCCAAAGCATTTCATGATTAC GGTTTCGTGAGTTCAGGCTACGGAGTGAACGGAATAGCACACAATGCTGGACCGGCCCCCAGTCCACTGGGACAGTTACCACCAAACGAAGGCATGCCGGGCGGACCGATGGCACCTTCAGGCTTCTTCCCG AACTCCTCCATTAGGCCATCACAACCTTCACACCCTAGTAGTCAGCAGTCCCCACATCCACAGCCTCCAAACTCGCATGGACAGTTGATGGGCGGTCAG CCTTTCATGGGTGGTCCACGATATCCTCCCGGACCACGGCCAGGAGTGCGAATGCCGCAAGGAATTGGAAACGATTTCAATGGT CCACCTGGACAACCAATGATGCCAAATAGTATGGATCCGACGCGGCAAG GTGAAGCTGGAGACTTTGTAGCATGGCAAG GCCCTCCAGGTATGGGTCCGATGAATCCTAGAATGAATCCCCCTCGCGGTCCAGGCATGGGTCCGATGGGCGCTGGTACGTACGGTCCGGGCATGCGAGGCCCACCGCCCAACAGCAGTCTTGGTCCGGGTGGCGGTATGCCACCGATGGGTATGGCCGGTGGAAGGCCACAATGGCAACCGAACACGTCATCG CCGATGAACtactcgtcgtcatcgcccgGCAACTACGGAGGACCTCCTGGGCCTAGTGGACCACCTGGTCCTGGAACGCCTATCATGCCCTCACCTCAAGATTCTTCAAACTCCGGTGGCGAAAACATGTACACACCAATGAAACCC GAATTCCCAATGGTCGGTGGTGCGGATGGTAGTGGTCCGATGGGTGGCCCAATGGGACCGAACGCGATGGGTGGTCCGGTACTTAATAACGACGGTCTAGACGGCATGAAAAACAGCCCCGCGAACGGTCCCGGTACGCCTCGGGAAGACTCCGGTAGCGGTATGGGCGACTACAATCTGGGCGGTTTCGGTGGACCGGGAGAGAAC GACCAGACAGAGTCGGCAGCTATACTGAAAATAAAGGAAAGCATGCAGGAAGAGGCAAAGCGTTTTGAGAAAGATTCCGATCAGCCTGACTACTATATGCAATAA
- the LOC126578668 gene encoding single-stranded DNA-binding protein 3 isoform X4, whose product MYAKGKGTAVPSDAQAREKIALYVYEYLLHVGASKAAQTFLSEIRWEKNITLGEPPGFLHSWWCVFWDLYCAAPERRDTCEHSSEAKAFHDYGFVSSGYGVNGIAHNAGPAPSPLGQLPPNEGMPGGPMAPSGFFPNSSIRPSQPSHPSSQQSPHPQPPNSHGQLMGGQPFMGGPRYPPGPRPGVRMPQGIGNDFNGPPGQPMMPNSMDPTRQGMGPMNPRMNPPRGPGMGPMGAGTYGPGMRGPPPNSSLGPGGGMPPMGMAGGRPQWQPNTSSPMNYSSSSPGNYGGPPGPSGPPGPGTPIMPSPQDSSNSGGENMYTPMKPEFPMVGGADGSGPMGGPMGPNAMGGPVLNNDGLDGMKNSPANGPGTPREDSGSGMGDYNLGGFGGPGENDQTESAAILKIKESMQEEAKRFEKDSDQPDYYMQ is encoded by the exons ATGTatgcgaaaggaaaggggacGGCGGTGCCGTCAGATGCACAGGCTAGGGAAAA AATTGCACTTTATGTATATGAATATTTATTACACGTAGGAGCATCGAAAGCAGCACAAACATTCTTATCGGAG ATTCGGTGGGAGAAAAATATCACATTAGGCGAACCTCCGGGCTTCCTGCactcgtggtggtgtgtgttttgggatCTCTACTGTGCGGCACCGGAGCGACGAGACACCTGCGAGCATTCATCCGAGGCCAAAGCATTTCATGATTAC GGTTTCGTGAGTTCAGGCTACGGAGTGAACGGAATAGCACACAATGCTGGACCGGCCCCCAGTCCACTGGGACAGTTACCACCAAACGAAGGCATGCCGGGCGGACCGATGGCACCTTCAGGCTTCTTCCCG AACTCCTCCATTAGGCCATCACAACCTTCACACCCTAGTAGTCAGCAGTCCCCACATCCACAGCCTCCAAACTCGCATGGACAGTTGATGGGCGGTCAG CCTTTCATGGGTGGTCCACGATATCCTCCCGGACCACGGCCAGGAGTGCGAATGCCGCAAGGAATTGGAAACGATTTCAATGGT CCACCTGGACAACCAATGATGCCAAATAGTATGGATCCGACGCGGCAAG GTATGGGTCCGATGAATCCTAGAATGAATCCCCCTCGCGGTCCAGGCATGGGTCCGATGGGCGCTGGTACGTACGGTCCGGGCATGCGAGGCCCACCGCCCAACAGCAGTCTTGGTCCGGGTGGCGGTATGCCACCGATGGGTATGGCCGGTGGAAGGCCACAATGGCAACCGAACACGTCATCG CCGATGAACtactcgtcgtcatcgcccgGCAACTACGGAGGACCTCCTGGGCCTAGTGGACCACCTGGTCCTGGAACGCCTATCATGCCCTCACCTCAAGATTCTTCAAACTCCGGTGGCGAAAACATGTACACACCAATGAAACCC GAATTCCCAATGGTCGGTGGTGCGGATGGTAGTGGTCCGATGGGTGGCCCAATGGGACCGAACGCGATGGGTGGTCCGGTACTTAATAACGACGGTCTAGACGGCATGAAAAACAGCCCCGCGAACGGTCCCGGTACGCCTCGGGAAGACTCCGGTAGCGGTATGGGCGACTACAATCTGGGCGGTTTCGGTGGACCGGGAGAGAAC GACCAGACAGAGTCGGCAGCTATACTGAAAATAAAGGAAAGCATGCAGGAAGAGGCAAAGCGTTTTGAGAAAGATTCCGATCAGCCTGACTACTATATGCAATAA
- the LOC126578668 gene encoding single-stranded DNA-binding protein 3 isoform X6: MYAKGKGTAVPSDAQAREKIALYVYEYLLHVGASKAAQTFLSEIRWEKNITLGEPPGFLHSWWCVFWDLYCAAPERRDTCEHSSEAKAFHDYGFVSSGYGVNGIAHNAGPAPSPLGQLPPNEGMPGGPMAPSGFFPPFMGGPRYPPGPRPGVRMPQGIGNDFNGPPGQPMMPNSMDPTRQGEAGDFVAWQGPPGMGPMNPRMNPPRGPGMGPMGAGTYGPGMRGPPPNSSLGPGGGMPPMGMAGGRPQWQPNTSSPMNYSSSSPGNYGGPPGPSGPPGPGTPIMPSPQDSSNSGGENMYTPMKPEFPMVGGADGSGPMGGPMGPNAMGGPVLNNDGLDGMKNSPANGPGTPREDSGSGMGDYNLGGFGGPGENDQTESAAILKIKESMQEEAKRFEKDSDQPDYYMQ; the protein is encoded by the exons ATGTatgcgaaaggaaaggggacGGCGGTGCCGTCAGATGCACAGGCTAGGGAAAA AATTGCACTTTATGTATATGAATATTTATTACACGTAGGAGCATCGAAAGCAGCACAAACATTCTTATCGGAG ATTCGGTGGGAGAAAAATATCACATTAGGCGAACCTCCGGGCTTCCTGCactcgtggtggtgtgtgttttgggatCTCTACTGTGCGGCACCGGAGCGACGAGACACCTGCGAGCATTCATCCGAGGCCAAAGCATTTCATGATTAC GGTTTCGTGAGTTCAGGCTACGGAGTGAACGGAATAGCACACAATGCTGGACCGGCCCCCAGTCCACTGGGACAGTTACCACCAAACGAAGGCATGCCGGGCGGACCGATGGCACCTTCAGGCTTCTTCCCG CCTTTCATGGGTGGTCCACGATATCCTCCCGGACCACGGCCAGGAGTGCGAATGCCGCAAGGAATTGGAAACGATTTCAATGGT CCACCTGGACAACCAATGATGCCAAATAGTATGGATCCGACGCGGCAAG GTGAAGCTGGAGACTTTGTAGCATGGCAAG GCCCTCCAGGTATGGGTCCGATGAATCCTAGAATGAATCCCCCTCGCGGTCCAGGCATGGGTCCGATGGGCGCTGGTACGTACGGTCCGGGCATGCGAGGCCCACCGCCCAACAGCAGTCTTGGTCCGGGTGGCGGTATGCCACCGATGGGTATGGCCGGTGGAAGGCCACAATGGCAACCGAACACGTCATCG CCGATGAACtactcgtcgtcatcgcccgGCAACTACGGAGGACCTCCTGGGCCTAGTGGACCACCTGGTCCTGGAACGCCTATCATGCCCTCACCTCAAGATTCTTCAAACTCCGGTGGCGAAAACATGTACACACCAATGAAACCC GAATTCCCAATGGTCGGTGGTGCGGATGGTAGTGGTCCGATGGGTGGCCCAATGGGACCGAACGCGATGGGTGGTCCGGTACTTAATAACGACGGTCTAGACGGCATGAAAAACAGCCCCGCGAACGGTCCCGGTACGCCTCGGGAAGACTCCGGTAGCGGTATGGGCGACTACAATCTGGGCGGTTTCGGTGGACCGGGAGAGAAC GACCAGACAGAGTCGGCAGCTATACTGAAAATAAAGGAAAGCATGCAGGAAGAGGCAAAGCGTTTTGAGAAAGATTCCGATCAGCCTGACTACTATATGCAATAA
- the LOC126578668 gene encoding single-stranded DNA-binding protein 3 isoform X3: MYAKGKGTAVPSDAQAREKIALYVYEYLLHVGASKAAQTFLSEIRWEKNITLGEPPGFLHSWWCVFWDLYCAAPERRDTCEHSSEAKAFHDYGFVSSGYGVNGIAHNAGPAPSPLGQLPPNEGMPGGPMAPSGFFPNSSIRPSQPSHPSSQQSPHPQPPNSHGQLMGGQPFMGGPRYPPGPRPGVRMPQGIGNDFNGPPGQPMMPNSMDPTRQGPPGMGPMNPRMNPPRGPGMGPMGAGTYGPGMRGPPPNSSLGPGGGMPPMGMAGGRPQWQPNTSSPMNYSSSSPGNYGGPPGPSGPPGPGTPIMPSPQDSSNSGGENMYTPMKPEFPMVGGADGSGPMGGPMGPNAMGGPVLNNDGLDGMKNSPANGPGTPREDSGSGMGDYNLGGFGGPGENDQTESAAILKIKESMQEEAKRFEKDSDQPDYYMQ, from the exons ATGTatgcgaaaggaaaggggacGGCGGTGCCGTCAGATGCACAGGCTAGGGAAAA AATTGCACTTTATGTATATGAATATTTATTACACGTAGGAGCATCGAAAGCAGCACAAACATTCTTATCGGAG ATTCGGTGGGAGAAAAATATCACATTAGGCGAACCTCCGGGCTTCCTGCactcgtggtggtgtgtgttttgggatCTCTACTGTGCGGCACCGGAGCGACGAGACACCTGCGAGCATTCATCCGAGGCCAAAGCATTTCATGATTAC GGTTTCGTGAGTTCAGGCTACGGAGTGAACGGAATAGCACACAATGCTGGACCGGCCCCCAGTCCACTGGGACAGTTACCACCAAACGAAGGCATGCCGGGCGGACCGATGGCACCTTCAGGCTTCTTCCCG AACTCCTCCATTAGGCCATCACAACCTTCACACCCTAGTAGTCAGCAGTCCCCACATCCACAGCCTCCAAACTCGCATGGACAGTTGATGGGCGGTCAG CCTTTCATGGGTGGTCCACGATATCCTCCCGGACCACGGCCAGGAGTGCGAATGCCGCAAGGAATTGGAAACGATTTCAATGGT CCACCTGGACAACCAATGATGCCAAATAGTATGGATCCGACGCGGCAAG GCCCTCCAGGTATGGGTCCGATGAATCCTAGAATGAATCCCCCTCGCGGTCCAGGCATGGGTCCGATGGGCGCTGGTACGTACGGTCCGGGCATGCGAGGCCCACCGCCCAACAGCAGTCTTGGTCCGGGTGGCGGTATGCCACCGATGGGTATGGCCGGTGGAAGGCCACAATGGCAACCGAACACGTCATCG CCGATGAACtactcgtcgtcatcgcccgGCAACTACGGAGGACCTCCTGGGCCTAGTGGACCACCTGGTCCTGGAACGCCTATCATGCCCTCACCTCAAGATTCTTCAAACTCCGGTGGCGAAAACATGTACACACCAATGAAACCC GAATTCCCAATGGTCGGTGGTGCGGATGGTAGTGGTCCGATGGGTGGCCCAATGGGACCGAACGCGATGGGTGGTCCGGTACTTAATAACGACGGTCTAGACGGCATGAAAAACAGCCCCGCGAACGGTCCCGGTACGCCTCGGGAAGACTCCGGTAGCGGTATGGGCGACTACAATCTGGGCGGTTTCGGTGGACCGGGAGAGAAC GACCAGACAGAGTCGGCAGCTATACTGAAAATAAAGGAAAGCATGCAGGAAGAGGCAAAGCGTTTTGAGAAAGATTCCGATCAGCCTGACTACTATATGCAATAA
- the LOC126578668 gene encoding single-stranded DNA-binding protein 3 isoform X2 — MYAKGKGTAVPSDAQAREKIALYVYEYLLHVGASKAAQTFLSEIRWEKNITLGEPPGFLHSWWCVFWDLYCAAPERRDTCEHSSEAKAFHDYGFVSSGYGVNGIAHNAGPAPSPLGQLPPNEGMPGGPMAPSGFFPNSSIRPSQPSHPSSQQSPHPQPPNSHGQLMGGQPFMGGPRYPPGPRPGVRMPQGIGNDFNGPPGQPMMPNSMDPTRQGEAGDFVAWQGMGPMNPRMNPPRGPGMGPMGAGTYGPGMRGPPPNSSLGPGGGMPPMGMAGGRPQWQPNTSSPMNYSSSSPGNYGGPPGPSGPPGPGTPIMPSPQDSSNSGGENMYTPMKPEFPMVGGADGSGPMGGPMGPNAMGGPVLNNDGLDGMKNSPANGPGTPREDSGSGMGDYNLGGFGGPGENDQTESAAILKIKESMQEEAKRFEKDSDQPDYYMQ; from the exons ATGTatgcgaaaggaaaggggacGGCGGTGCCGTCAGATGCACAGGCTAGGGAAAA AATTGCACTTTATGTATATGAATATTTATTACACGTAGGAGCATCGAAAGCAGCACAAACATTCTTATCGGAG ATTCGGTGGGAGAAAAATATCACATTAGGCGAACCTCCGGGCTTCCTGCactcgtggtggtgtgtgttttgggatCTCTACTGTGCGGCACCGGAGCGACGAGACACCTGCGAGCATTCATCCGAGGCCAAAGCATTTCATGATTAC GGTTTCGTGAGTTCAGGCTACGGAGTGAACGGAATAGCACACAATGCTGGACCGGCCCCCAGTCCACTGGGACAGTTACCACCAAACGAAGGCATGCCGGGCGGACCGATGGCACCTTCAGGCTTCTTCCCG AACTCCTCCATTAGGCCATCACAACCTTCACACCCTAGTAGTCAGCAGTCCCCACATCCACAGCCTCCAAACTCGCATGGACAGTTGATGGGCGGTCAG CCTTTCATGGGTGGTCCACGATATCCTCCCGGACCACGGCCAGGAGTGCGAATGCCGCAAGGAATTGGAAACGATTTCAATGGT CCACCTGGACAACCAATGATGCCAAATAGTATGGATCCGACGCGGCAAG GTGAAGCTGGAGACTTTGTAGCATGGCAAG GTATGGGTCCGATGAATCCTAGAATGAATCCCCCTCGCGGTCCAGGCATGGGTCCGATGGGCGCTGGTACGTACGGTCCGGGCATGCGAGGCCCACCGCCCAACAGCAGTCTTGGTCCGGGTGGCGGTATGCCACCGATGGGTATGGCCGGTGGAAGGCCACAATGGCAACCGAACACGTCATCG CCGATGAACtactcgtcgtcatcgcccgGCAACTACGGAGGACCTCCTGGGCCTAGTGGACCACCTGGTCCTGGAACGCCTATCATGCCCTCACCTCAAGATTCTTCAAACTCCGGTGGCGAAAACATGTACACACCAATGAAACCC GAATTCCCAATGGTCGGTGGTGCGGATGGTAGTGGTCCGATGGGTGGCCCAATGGGACCGAACGCGATGGGTGGTCCGGTACTTAATAACGACGGTCTAGACGGCATGAAAAACAGCCCCGCGAACGGTCCCGGTACGCCTCGGGAAGACTCCGGTAGCGGTATGGGCGACTACAATCTGGGCGGTTTCGGTGGACCGGGAGAGAAC GACCAGACAGAGTCGGCAGCTATACTGAAAATAAAGGAAAGCATGCAGGAAGAGGCAAAGCGTTTTGAGAAAGATTCCGATCAGCCTGACTACTATATGCAATAA
- the LOC126578668 gene encoding single-stranded DNA-binding protein 3 isoform X5 — MYAKGKGTAVPSDAQAREKIALYVYEYLLHVGASKAAQTFLSEIRWEKNITLGEPPGFLHSWWCVFWDLYCAAPERRDTCEHSSEAKAFHDYGFVSSGYGVNGIAHNAGPAPSPLGQLPPNEGMPGGPMAPSGFFPNSSIRPSQPSHPSSQQSPHPQPPNSHGQLMGGQPFMGGPRYPPGPRPGVRMPQGIGNDFNGPPGQPMMPNSMDPTRQGEAGDFVAWQGPPGMGPMNPRMNPPRGPGMGPMGAGTYGPGMRGPPPNSSLGPGGGMPPMGMAGGRPQWQPNTSSPMNYSSSSPGNYGGPPGPSGPPGPGTPIMPSPQDSSNSGGENMYTPMKPEFPMVGGADGSGPMGGPMGPNAMGGPVLNNDGLDGMKNSPANGPGTPREDSGSGMGDYNLGGFGGPGENSYNDWNSSLRNEFN, encoded by the exons ATGTatgcgaaaggaaaggggacGGCGGTGCCGTCAGATGCACAGGCTAGGGAAAA AATTGCACTTTATGTATATGAATATTTATTACACGTAGGAGCATCGAAAGCAGCACAAACATTCTTATCGGAG ATTCGGTGGGAGAAAAATATCACATTAGGCGAACCTCCGGGCTTCCTGCactcgtggtggtgtgtgttttgggatCTCTACTGTGCGGCACCGGAGCGACGAGACACCTGCGAGCATTCATCCGAGGCCAAAGCATTTCATGATTAC GGTTTCGTGAGTTCAGGCTACGGAGTGAACGGAATAGCACACAATGCTGGACCGGCCCCCAGTCCACTGGGACAGTTACCACCAAACGAAGGCATGCCGGGCGGACCGATGGCACCTTCAGGCTTCTTCCCG AACTCCTCCATTAGGCCATCACAACCTTCACACCCTAGTAGTCAGCAGTCCCCACATCCACAGCCTCCAAACTCGCATGGACAGTTGATGGGCGGTCAG CCTTTCATGGGTGGTCCACGATATCCTCCCGGACCACGGCCAGGAGTGCGAATGCCGCAAGGAATTGGAAACGATTTCAATGGT CCACCTGGACAACCAATGATGCCAAATAGTATGGATCCGACGCGGCAAG GTGAAGCTGGAGACTTTGTAGCATGGCAAG GCCCTCCAGGTATGGGTCCGATGAATCCTAGAATGAATCCCCCTCGCGGTCCAGGCATGGGTCCGATGGGCGCTGGTACGTACGGTCCGGGCATGCGAGGCCCACCGCCCAACAGCAGTCTTGGTCCGGGTGGCGGTATGCCACCGATGGGTATGGCCGGTGGAAGGCCACAATGGCAACCGAACACGTCATCG CCGATGAACtactcgtcgtcatcgcccgGCAACTACGGAGGACCTCCTGGGCCTAGTGGACCACCTGGTCCTGGAACGCCTATCATGCCCTCACCTCAAGATTCTTCAAACTCCGGTGGCGAAAACATGTACACACCAATGAAACCC GAATTCCCAATGGTCGGTGGTGCGGATGGTAGTGGTCCGATGGGTGGCCCAATGGGACCGAACGCGATGGGTGGTCCGGTACTTAATAACGACGGTCTAGACGGCATGAAAAACAGCCCCGCGAACGGTCCCGGTACGCCTCGGGAAGACTCCGGTAGCGGTATGGGCGACTACAATCTGGGCGGTTTCGGTGGACCGGGAGAGAAC AGCTACAACGATTGGAACAGTTCGCTGAGAAATGAGTTCA